In the Campylobacter showae genome, one interval contains:
- the lpxC gene encoding UDP-3-O-acyl-N-acetylglucosamine deacetylase, with protein sequence MKQTTIKSTVEGVGIGLHKGEPIKITLEPLGANSGIIFYRKDLGVSFKAEPKNVINTQMATVIGGKEGYVSTIEHLLSAVNGYGIDNVRIVLDANEVPVMDGSAISYCMMLDEAGTAELDADKKVIVIKRPVEVNKNGKFARVTPSNNPKFDFTIKFAHPIIGEQNYVFEFSKQAYIEEIARARTFGFLKDVQMLRAQNLALGGSLDNAVVIDDNKILNPEGLRFENEFVRHKILDAIGDLSLMGAPLMADYTSFAGSHELNHELTLAILSDDKNYEIVTLKGDFAREYQKVFA encoded by the coding sequence TTGAAACAAACAACCATAAAATCAACCGTAGAAGGCGTAGGTATCGGGCTTCACAAGGGCGAGCCGATAAAAATCACGCTTGAACCGCTCGGGGCAAATTCGGGAATAATATTTTACAGAAAAGACCTCGGAGTGAGCTTTAAGGCAGAGCCGAAAAACGTGATAAACACTCAAATGGCTACCGTTATCGGCGGCAAAGAGGGCTACGTCTCGACGATCGAGCATCTGCTAAGCGCGGTAAACGGCTACGGCATCGACAACGTTCGTATCGTCCTAGACGCCAACGAAGTTCCCGTTATGGACGGCTCGGCGATAAGCTACTGCATGATGCTCGATGAAGCCGGCACGGCGGAGCTTGACGCGGACAAAAAAGTAATCGTAATCAAACGCCCGGTAGAAGTAAATAAAAACGGAAAATTTGCCAGAGTAACGCCGTCGAATAACCCGAAATTCGACTTTACGATCAAATTTGCCCATCCGATAATCGGTGAGCAAAATTACGTGTTCGAGTTTAGCAAACAAGCCTATATCGAGGAGATCGCGCGCGCTAGGACGTTTGGATTTTTAAAAGACGTACAGATGCTAAGGGCGCAAAATTTAGCCCTCGGCGGTAGCCTAGATAACGCCGTAGTTATCGACGACAATAAAATTTTAAATCCTGAAGGTCTACGCTTTGAAAACGAATTCGTTCGTCATAAAATTTTAGACGCGATCGGCGATCTAAGCCTGATGGGCGCGCCTTTGATGGCTGATTATACGAGCTTTGCGGGCAGCCACGAGCTAAACCACGAGCTAACGCTGGCTATCCTAAGCGACGATAAAAACTACGAAATCGTCACGCTAAAAGGCGATTTCGCGCGCGAGTACCAAAAGGTATTTGCATAA
- a CDS encoding glycoprotease, which translates to MDEILNGGKFNLRKIIYANGPGSFMGVKVAYVVLKTISIVKECEFYAVSGFELNGGAAIRANKNLSFVDTPEGVKLQKAQAGEFGLPQNLAVLKLNLDTLPNYVIQAV; encoded by the coding sequence ATGGACGAGATTTTAAACGGCGGCAAATTTAATCTACGAAAAATCATCTACGCAAATGGCCCGGGAAGCTTTATGGGCGTGAAAGTCGCCTACGTCGTTTTAAAGACGATTAGCATCGTAAAAGAGTGCGAATTTTACGCGGTTAGCGGCTTTGAGCTAAACGGCGGCGCGGCGATACGGGCGAATAAAAACTTAAGTTTCGTAGATACGCCCGAGGGCGTCAAGCTACAAAAAGCGCAAGCGGGCGAATTTGGCTTACCGCAAAATTTAGCCGTTTTAAAACTAAATTTAGATACTCTACCAAATTACGTTATACAAGCCGTTTAG
- the thrB gene encoding homoserine kinase, with product MQILVPATSANIGPGFDALGLALELHNTVEITRANFASVSILGEGKDNALLKKNNIFLSIFNEIYVKLTGKKDTFRMIFTNQIPFSRGLGSSSAVITSAIAAAYAAAGFKADKSAILNQALVYENHPDNIAPATLGGFVSSVIENGKVKSLKKPLSADIKAVVVIPDKPMSTNESRAKLPKNFTMSECVSNLSHAAFLTACFFSENYELLRTAAKDVMHEQIRMQSLPELFEVRKIAYENGALLSTLSGSGSSFLNIVYAGDAANLKQKLQDKFKSFRVEIFNFDNDGIKILQS from the coding sequence TTGCAAATTTTAGTTCCCGCCACGAGCGCAAACATCGGTCCAGGTTTTGACGCCCTAGGACTTGCCTTAGAGCTACACAACACAGTCGAGATAACGAGGGCAAATTTTGCCTCCGTGAGCATTTTGGGCGAAGGCAAAGACAACGCGCTTCTTAAGAAAAACAACATTTTTTTATCTATTTTCAATGAAATTTACGTCAAACTAACTGGCAAAAAAGATACTTTTCGCATGATTTTTACCAATCAAATCCCGTTTTCCCGCGGCCTTGGTAGCTCCTCTGCGGTCATCACTTCAGCTATCGCGGCAGCTTATGCGGCGGCTGGGTTTAAGGCGGATAAAAGCGCGATTTTAAACCAGGCGCTAGTTTACGAAAACCACCCCGACAATATCGCTCCGGCTACGCTTGGCGGCTTTGTTAGCTCCGTCATTGAAAACGGCAAGGTAAAATCCCTAAAAAAACCTTTAAGCGCCGATATCAAAGCCGTCGTCGTGATCCCGGATAAGCCGATGAGCACGAACGAATCTCGCGCCAAACTACCCAAAAATTTTACGATGAGTGAGTGCGTTAGCAACCTCTCTCACGCCGCATTTCTCACGGCTTGCTTTTTTAGTGAAAATTACGAGCTTTTAAGGACGGCGGCAAAAGACGTCATGCACGAGCAAATCCGCATGCAAAGCCTACCCGAGCTCTTTGAAGTGCGCAAGATAGCCTACGAAAACGGCGCTCTTTTAAGCACGCTTTCAGGTAGTGGATCGAGCTTTTTAAATATCGTTTACGCGGGCGATGCAGCAAATTTAAAACAAAAACTGCAAGATAAATTTAAGAGCTTTAGAGTTGAAATTTTTAATTTCGACAACGACGGGATAAAAATCCTACAAAGCTAA
- a CDS encoding DUF448 domain-containing protein produces MAQKFIPIRTCVVCKKRFEQQILRRYRLINSSLFFGNGNGRSFYLCEECLKKDEKILRKSLGRVAGSFIATLQNGQNLKEILLNGDCSNFRDSK; encoded by the coding sequence ATGGCTCAAAAATTTATCCCTATCAGGACGTGCGTGGTCTGCAAAAAACGCTTTGAACAGCAAATTTTGCGTAGATACAGACTGATAAATTCTTCGCTATTTTTCGGAAACGGAAACGGACGCAGCTTTTATCTTTGCGAAGAATGTCTAAAAAAAGACGAGAAAATTTTAAGAAAATCGCTCGGAAGAGTCGCAGGCAGCTTTATCGCGACGCTACAAAACGGGCAAAATTTAAAGGAGATACTCTTAAATGGGGACTGTTCGAATTTCAGAGATAGCAAATGA
- the infB gene encoding translation initiation factor IF-2, with protein sequence MGTVRISEIANELGYNSKEVLEKAIELGLKVKTHSSGVSPEEAAALYTYIQTGEIPEALKKKPEKKKPTVKKAETKEGKEEKENKPKEAKKTSAAKEEKPLPKEKIETKNDEKSEKEQKTVTQKPAEKAPEPKTQAAPKEEPKAEHTAAEPVQPKESLADVSLQKRRGLVIVKKKKDEQPAPKASERKESAPALNLENMFKFSDEKIERKKKKEKKPVIATKKDGATKMDLLGDRDMADIVIDDEDVVILPDFSVRTQTPEPQKTRQPANTNYKPVLNTSVSSFLEQGTARRPRKKHKKSQRADHNGEAVTYVEIPKEIRLYEFADKINKQPSEIIGKLFMLGMMTTKNDFLDEDAIEILADEFGIEVNIVDTQEAFDYVKAYDEEEEQLDDANLTVRAPVITIMGHVDHGKTSLLDYIRSSRVAAGEAGGITQHVGAYMVNKNGKNITFIDTPGHEAFTAMRARGAKITDIVIIVVAADDGVKPQTKEAVNHAKAAGVPIIIAINKMDKEAANPDKVKSELAELDILSTDWGGTYEFVPISAKMGTGIDDLLEIVLLQAEILELKANAKANAKAAIIESSQQKGRGPVATVIVENGTLRVGDIVVAGVAYGKIRTITDDQGKILKEIKPGECGVIMGLSEIPEAGETLISVKTDKEAREYAQKKAEYLRQKELSKTTKVSLEELSEKIAEGELKSLPVIVKADVGGSLEAIKASLEKLRNDEIKVNIIHSGVGGITQSDVELARASENSVILGFNIRPTGEVKEKAKESGVEIKTYNVIYNLIDDVKAILSGLMSPVIHEEQLGQAQVRQVINVPKVGAIAGCMVTEGTINRGAKIRLIRNGVVVHEGTVSSLKRFKDDVREVARGFECGVGIDGYNDIREGDYIESFKEVEEQASL encoded by the coding sequence ATGGGGACTGTTCGAATTTCAGAGATAGCAAATGAGCTCGGTTACAATAGCAAAGAGGTTTTAGAAAAGGCTATTGAACTTGGGCTAAAGGTCAAAACGCACTCAAGCGGCGTTAGTCCTGAAGAAGCGGCGGCGCTATACACCTACATCCAAACCGGCGAGATCCCCGAAGCTCTCAAGAAAAAACCGGAAAAGAAAAAACCGACCGTTAAAAAGGCGGAAACCAAAGAGGGCAAAGAGGAAAAAGAAAACAAACCTAAAGAAGCTAAAAAAACAAGCGCCGCAAAAGAAGAAAAGCCTTTGCCGAAAGAAAAAATAGAAACAAAAAACGACGAAAAATCCGAAAAAGAACAAAAAACAGTTACTCAAAAACCGGCAGAAAAAGCGCCAGAGCCAAAAACGCAAGCAGCGCCAAAAGAGGAGCCAAAGGCCGAGCATACAGCCGCCGAGCCGGTCCAGCCAAAAGAGAGCCTAGCCGACGTTAGTCTGCAAAAAAGACGCGGTCTAGTCATCGTAAAAAAGAAAAAAGACGAGCAGCCCGCACCTAAAGCAAGCGAGAGAAAAGAGTCTGCACCGGCGTTAAATTTGGAAAATATGTTTAAATTTAGCGACGAAAAGATCGAGCGCAAAAAGAAAAAAGAGAAAAAACCGGTCATCGCAACCAAAAAAGACGGCGCTACAAAGATGGATCTACTCGGCGACCGCGACATGGCCGACATCGTAATAGACGATGAGGATGTGGTTATATTGCCTGATTTTTCCGTACGAACGCAAACTCCGGAGCCTCAAAAAACAAGACAACCTGCAAATACCAACTACAAACCGGTACTAAATACATCGGTAAGTTCATTTCTAGAGCAAGGTACTGCGCGTAGGCCTCGCAAAAAACATAAAAAATCGCAACGTGCCGACCATAACGGCGAGGCGGTAACCTACGTCGAGATACCAAAAGAGATCCGCCTATACGAATTTGCCGACAAAATCAACAAGCAACCTAGCGAAATCATCGGCAAGCTCTTTATGCTAGGCATGATGACGACTAAAAACGACTTCCTGGACGAAGACGCGATAGAAATTTTAGCCGATGAATTCGGTATCGAGGTAAATATCGTCGATACGCAAGAAGCGTTTGACTACGTTAAGGCCTACGACGAAGAAGAGGAGCAACTAGACGATGCAAATTTGACCGTCCGCGCTCCCGTTATCACCATCATGGGTCACGTCGACCACGGTAAAACCTCGCTACTAGACTACATCAGAAGCTCGCGCGTAGCAGCAGGCGAAGCAGGCGGCATCACGCAGCACGTAGGCGCCTATATGGTAAATAAAAACGGCAAAAACATTACCTTTATCGACACTCCTGGCCACGAGGCTTTCACGGCTATGCGCGCTAGAGGAGCCAAAATCACCGACATCGTTATCATCGTGGTCGCAGCCGACGACGGCGTAAAACCGCAGACAAAAGAGGCAGTGAACCACGCAAAAGCCGCCGGCGTACCGATCATCATCGCGATAAACAAGATGGATAAAGAGGCCGCAAACCCTGACAAAGTAAAAAGCGAGCTAGCCGAGCTAGATATTCTATCTACCGACTGGGGCGGCACGTACGAGTTTGTACCTATCTCTGCAAAGATGGGCACGGGCATAGACGATCTACTAGAGATCGTACTCTTGCAGGCTGAAATTTTAGAACTAAAAGCAAATGCGAAGGCAAACGCCAAAGCCGCCATAATAGAAAGCTCTCAGCAAAAAGGGCGCGGTCCGGTAGCTACGGTTATCGTAGAAAACGGTACTCTAAGAGTCGGCGATATCGTGGTCGCAGGCGTCGCATACGGCAAGATAAGAACGATAACCGATGACCAGGGCAAAATTTTAAAAGAGATAAAACCGGGCGAATGCGGCGTGATAATGGGCCTTAGCGAAATTCCTGAAGCCGGTGAAACGCTAATAAGCGTCAAAACCGACAAAGAAGCTCGCGAGTACGCACAGAAAAAAGCCGAATACTTACGCCAAAAAGAGCTCAGCAAGACTACCAAAGTAAGCCTAGAGGAGCTTAGCGAAAAGATCGCCGAGGGCGAGCTAAAATCGCTCCCTGTCATCGTAAAAGCCGACGTGGGCGGCTCACTGGAAGCTATAAAGGCAAGCTTGGAAAAGCTTCGCAACGACGAGATAAAAGTAAATATCATCCACTCAGGCGTGGGCGGCATTACCCAAAGCGACGTAGAACTAGCCAGAGCGAGCGAAAACTCCGTGATTTTAGGCTTTAATATAAGACCAACGGGCGAAGTGAAAGAAAAAGCCAAAGAAAGCGGCGTCGAAATCAAAACCTATAACGTCATCTATAACCTGATCGACGACGTCAAGGCGATCCTAAGCGGTCTAATGTCGCCTGTCATCCACGAGGAGCAGCTCGGCCAAGCACAAGTACGCCAAGTCATCAACGTCCCTAAGGTAGGCGCGATCGCAGGCTGCATGGTAACCGAAGGCACGATAAACCGCGGCGCGAAAATCCGCCTGATCAGAAACGGCGTGGTCGTACACGAGGGTACGGTAAGCTCGCTAAAACGCTTCAAAGACGACGTAAGAGAGGTCGCGCGCGGCTTTGAGTGCGGCGTGGGCATAGACGGTTACAACGACATCAGAGAAGGCGACTACATCGAGAGCTTTAAAGAAGTAGAGGAGCAAGCTAGCCTATGA
- the rbfA gene encoding 30S ribosome-binding factor RbfA → MNPSEIKRLRTQSVLKELLPEALSTLEDELLRGLCVTDVECKKGRYDAFVYLDKMMFDEREQAYILDRLKRVSKHLQNHCMAAEGWYRAPNFHFKFDDRLEYQNHMDDLFEKISEDLNKNAKS, encoded by the coding sequence ATGAACCCCTCGGAGATAAAACGCCTGCGCACGCAAAGCGTACTAAAAGAGCTTCTACCCGAGGCTCTATCTACGCTTGAGGATGAGCTTTTACGCGGACTTTGCGTAACCGACGTCGAGTGCAAAAAGGGCAGATACGACGCATTTGTTTATCTTGATAAAATGATGTTTGACGAGCGCGAGCAGGCCTATATACTAGACCGCCTAAAGCGCGTATCAAAGCACCTACAAAACCACTGCATGGCGGCTGAGGGCTGGTATAGGGCGCCAAATTTTCACTTTAAATTTGACGACAGACTAGAGTACCAAAACCACATGGACGATTTGTTTGAAAAAATCTCAGAGGATCTAAATAAAAATGCAAAATCTTGA
- the rimP gene encoding ribosome maturation factor RimP, with amino-acid sequence MQNLENLISQCGVQLYDVEVANENGRAIYRIYIAKPGGVNLDDCEKVSRLLSPIFDVEPPLSGDYVLEVSSPGLERKLEKPSHFISSVGELAKISAEVDGENKKLKGKILSADDEEISFESEGQILKIKIANIKKAKTYIEW; translated from the coding sequence ATGCAAAATCTTGAAAATTTGATCTCGCAGTGCGGCGTGCAGCTCTATGACGTCGAGGTTGCAAACGAAAACGGCAGAGCGATCTATAGGATCTACATCGCAAAACCAGGCGGCGTAAATTTAGACGACTGCGAAAAGGTTTCGCGTTTGCTTTCGCCTATATTTGACGTCGAGCCGCCGCTTAGCGGAGACTACGTGCTAGAGGTTAGCTCACCCGGACTTGAACGAAAGCTAGAAAAACCGAGCCATTTTATATCAAGCGTTGGTGAACTGGCTAAAATTTCAGCCGAAGTAGACGGCGAAAACAAAAAACTAAAAGGCAAAATTTTATCCGCCGACGATGAAGAAATCTCCTTTGAGAGCGAAGGTCAAATTTTAAAAATAAAAATCGCAAATATAAAAAAGGCAAAAACCTATATCGAGTGGTAA
- the accD gene encoding acetyl-CoA carboxylase, carboxyltransferase subunit beta, with protein MSFLDIFSKTRKQQSAPSEAPAHWVKCDSCHSLMYYKEVEANFNVCPKCGFHMRLAADKRIAMICDEGSFVELDTKLKPVDPIKFVDKKSYKKRISENEEKTGRSSAVICGEAKIDGMNVQLAVFDFSFMGGSLGSVEGEKIVRAVKRSLDKKQPLIIVSASGGARMQESTFSLMQMSKTSAALKLLDEAKVPYISVLTDPTMGGVSASFAWLGDVIIAEPGALIGFAGQRVIKQTIGADLPEGFQRSEFLLEHGLIDAIVERKEHKQFLSDMIRLLSNNPAYAAKQPSAQNLDDEE; from the coding sequence ATGAGCTTTTTAGATATTTTTTCCAAAACGAGAAAGCAACAATCCGCTCCTAGCGAGGCTCCGGCGCACTGGGTCAAATGCGACAGCTGTCACTCGCTGATGTATTACAAAGAGGTCGAGGCAAATTTTAACGTCTGTCCAAAGTGCGGTTTTCACATGAGATTAGCCGCCGATAAGAGGATAGCGATGATCTGCGACGAGGGCAGTTTCGTCGAGCTTGACACCAAGCTAAAGCCCGTCGATCCGATCAAATTCGTCGATAAAAAATCCTATAAAAAACGTATAAGCGAAAACGAGGAAAAAACCGGCAGAAGCTCGGCCGTGATCTGCGGCGAAGCCAAGATCGACGGTATGAACGTGCAGCTAGCGGTTTTTGATTTTAGCTTTATGGGCGGGTCTTTAGGCTCGGTCGAGGGCGAAAAGATCGTGCGCGCCGTAAAAAGATCGCTCGATAAAAAGCAGCCCCTCATTATCGTTTCGGCTTCGGGCGGAGCGAGGATGCAGGAGAGTACGTTTTCGCTGATGCAGATGTCAAAGACCTCTGCCGCGCTAAAGCTGCTTGACGAGGCTAAGGTGCCCTATATATCGGTCTTAACCGATCCTACTATGGGCGGCGTGAGCGCGTCTTTTGCCTGGCTGGGCGACGTCATCATCGCAGAGCCCGGCGCTCTCATCGGATTTGCCGGACAGCGCGTTATCAAGCAAACCATCGGAGCCGATCTGCCTGAGGGCTTTCAAAGATCGGAGTTTTTGCTAGAGCACGGCCTAATAGACGCCATAGTCGAGCGCAAAGAGCATAAGCAGTTTTTAAGCGATATGATAAGGCTGCTCTCAAACAACCCGGCCTACGCCGCCAAGCAGCCTAGCGCTCAAAATTTGGACGACGAGGAATAA
- a CDS encoding 23S rRNA (pseudouridine(1915)-N(3))-methyltransferase RlmH — MEISVFCIQKSKRENFENEIKEYAKMSSKFAKISDVVIFNDKIAKAQSKGRDEALKAYDEVYEPNLNGFCVALDEAGREFNSEEFAKLISDKAQISFFIGGAYGLSQNFKQKTDAVVSLSRMTMAHKIAKLMLHEQIFRALCINANHPYHK, encoded by the coding sequence TTGGAAATTTCCGTGTTTTGCATCCAAAAGTCAAAACGTGAAAATTTTGAAAACGAGATCAAAGAGTACGCGAAGATGTCGTCGAAATTCGCCAAAATTTCAGACGTCGTTATCTTTAACGACAAGATCGCCAAAGCCCAAAGCAAGGGGCGAGACGAGGCGCTAAAAGCTTACGACGAGGTTTATGAGCCGAATTTAAACGGCTTTTGCGTCGCGCTTGACGAAGCGGGTCGGGAATTTAACAGCGAGGAGTTTGCCAAACTCATCTCGGACAAGGCTCAAATTTCGTTTTTTATCGGCGGAGCTTACGGGCTTAGTCAAAATTTTAAACAAAAAACGGACGCAGTCGTCAGCCTAAGCCGCATGACGATGGCGCACAAGATAGCAAAGCTTATGCTTCACGAGCAGATTTTCAGAGCTCTTTGCATAAACGCTAACCACCCATATCACAAATAA
- the dksA gene encoding RNA polymerase-binding protein DksA, producing MRKSDLEQFKALLLERKAQITKNILDSSNEMAGLRQSGVSDEFDIASVNADQLIEQSISAQQRQELAEIDVSLRKIADKTYGICEMCEEEIGLARLRVKPHAKYCITCREIVEKTAK from the coding sequence ATGCGCAAAAGCGACTTGGAGCAGTTTAAGGCACTTTTACTGGAGCGAAAAGCACAGATAACTAAAAACATTTTAGACTCGTCAAACGAGATGGCAGGACTACGCCAAAGCGGCGTCAGCGACGAGTTTGATATCGCTTCCGTAAACGCCGATCAGCTCATCGAGCAATCAATCAGCGCTCAACAAAGACAAGAACTAGCCGAGATCGACGTCTCGCTGCGAAAGATCGCCGATAAAACCTACGGCATCTGCGAGATGTGCGAGGAGGAGATCGGGCTGGCGCGTCTACGCGTCAAACCGCACGCAAAATACTGCATCACCTGCCGTGAGATAGTGGAAAAAACCGCAAAATAG
- a CDS encoding fatty-acid--CoA ligase — MQIKRFIVYAVLYLVVVGAIVYLFEGGSYELHLKFAVFGSDVEYVLNLPVAVWMILPPAILTLFCVLHMAYHGFKFYAFKRKISHDEKFYRELGKEILLGLDTNKDFKTNFYKIPSQIARILSPWDRYKDANIEGEELQNALDIMRTVKNGEVADLKKFKLPKDNPLFIKNELNKIANLDGYYLETLKKPMGDQGEIVREARQKLINLGSLADIKKFAPDLDEKEIMILIARFAKDEINLSNDEILELLNSDKISKDSFGISAATLKSKITPDAIIGIFERLKNERQEAQEAYVYLLFEFEMLERAQEVLSGLEACEYQNFRTLLYLRQNGKNVPTDLFFKHEHC; from the coding sequence ATGCAAATCAAACGTTTTATAGTCTACGCCGTGCTTTACCTGGTCGTAGTCGGCGCGATCGTTTATCTTTTCGAGGGCGGCTCTTACGAGCTTCATCTTAAATTTGCCGTTTTCGGTAGCGATGTAGAGTATGTGTTAAATTTACCCGTCGCCGTCTGGATGATACTGCCGCCTGCGATTTTGACGCTATTTTGCGTGCTTCACATGGCCTATCACGGGTTTAAATTTTACGCCTTTAAACGCAAAATTTCGCATGATGAGAAATTTTACAGAGAGCTCGGTAAAGAAATTTTACTCGGCCTTGATACGAACAAAGACTTTAAAACGAACTTTTATAAAATCCCGTCCCAGATAGCTAGAATCCTCTCGCCGTGGGATAGGTACAAAGACGCAAATATCGAGGGCGAAGAGCTACAAAACGCCTTAGACATAATGCGCACGGTCAAAAACGGCGAAGTCGCCGACCTAAAGAAATTTAAGCTGCCTAAGGACAATCCGCTCTTTATCAAAAACGAGCTAAACAAAATAGCAAATTTGGACGGATACTATCTAGAAACGCTTAAAAAACCTATGGGCGATCAGGGCGAAATAGTCCGCGAAGCAAGGCAAAAGCTAATAAATTTAGGCTCGCTCGCCGATATCAAAAAATTTGCTCCCGATCTGGACGAAAAAGAGATCATGATCCTTATCGCCCGCTTTGCCAAAGACGAGATAAATTTGAGCAACGACGAGATTTTGGAGCTGTTAAATTCGGATAAAATTTCAAAAGATAGCTTTGGTATCAGCGCCGCGACGCTAAAAAGCAAAATCACTCCGGACGCTATTATCGGCATATTCGAGCGCCTCAAAAACGAACGCCAAGAGGCGCAGGAAGCATATGTCTATCTGCTGTTCGAGTTTGAGATGCTTGAGCGCGCGCAAGAAGTTTTGTCGGGCCTTGAAGCCTGCGAATACCAAAATTTCCGCACCCTGCTATATCTCAGACAAAACGGCAAAAACGTCCCGACCGATCTATTTTTCAAGCACGAGCATTGCTGA
- a CDS encoding tRNA dihydrouridine synthase, which yields MIDFSKKPLFLAPLAGFSDLPLRSVVKQFGCDVTVSEMISANALVYEGSKTLEMLKKSPLETPYIVQIAGSDADIVKKAVEILNGIEGIDGIDLNCGCPVPKVVKQSAGSALLKDISNLKRIVETIKKTSNKQMTSVKLRLGFDEKIPEILALAAQDAGADYIAFHGRTRAGGYTAAVDYAAIGRAKEAVTIPVIANGDISPENAAQALNLTNADALMIGRACIGKPWVFHEIKTGGGIDAVTKKAIILAHFDAMIEHYGEHGAAIFRKHLHRYSKGIDGASAFRDEINHIAEPETLRQKIQAFF from the coding sequence CTGATAGATTTTTCAAAAAAGCCGCTTTTTCTAGCTCCGCTTGCGGGCTTTTCGGATCTGCCGCTTAGAAGCGTGGTCAAGCAGTTTGGCTGCGACGTGACCGTAAGCGAAATGATTAGCGCAAACGCCCTGGTTTACGAGGGTAGCAAAACTCTTGAGATGCTCAAAAAATCTCCGCTTGAAACGCCCTATATCGTGCAGATCGCTGGCAGCGACGCAGACATCGTCAAAAAAGCGGTGGAGATTTTAAACGGTATCGAGGGCATCGACGGCATCGATCTAAACTGCGGTTGCCCAGTGCCAAAGGTCGTCAAACAGTCTGCGGGTTCAGCGCTACTAAAAGATATCTCGAACCTAAAACGCATCGTAGAAACTATCAAAAAAACCTCAAATAAGCAAATGACTAGCGTCAAACTACGCCTGGGCTTTGACGAGAAAATACCCGAAATTTTAGCCCTCGCCGCGCAGGACGCAGGAGCAGACTACATCGCTTTTCACGGACGCACGAGAGCGGGCGGCTATACGGCTGCGGTAGACTACGCCGCGATCGGCCGAGCTAAAGAGGCAGTAACCATCCCCGTCATCGCAAACGGCGACATCTCGCCCGAAAATGCGGCCCAGGCGCTAAATTTAACCAACGCCGACGCGCTAATGATAGGACGCGCCTGCATCGGCAAGCCGTGGGTTTTCCACGAGATAAAGACGGGCGGCGGCATCGATGCGGTGACGAAAAAGGCGATCATATTGGCGCATTTTGACGCGATGATCGAGCACTACGGCGAGCACGGAGCGGCGATATTTCGCAAGCACCTACACCGCTACTCCAAAGGCATAGACGGCGCCAGCGCCTTTCGCGACGAGATAAACCATATCGCCGAGCCGGAAACCCTGCGCCAAAAAATCCAAGCCTTTTTCTAA
- the recO gene encoding recombination protein RecO — protein MQGYILHTQKVRDEDLLVYILTPSLLVKSYRFYGARHSNVLQGYKIDFELEGGENFLPHLRSVLHLGYRWLLSRERLLVWQQFMRLLYAHLRDVEQIDEVYFRELELCTSRFDRGAPKRLLIESYVRILEAEGRLHDELFCFICDEPIDDSVAIARSFLPAHEHCAAQKGFAIEKIKMLFSEHSTLLLDDDEIDALYSVLLQGL, from the coding sequence ATGCAAGGCTACATCCTGCACACGCAAAAAGTGCGCGACGAGGACCTACTTGTCTACATCCTCACGCCCTCGCTGCTAGTCAAATCCTACCGCTTCTACGGCGCGCGCCACTCAAACGTCCTGCAAGGCTACAAGATCGACTTTGAGCTCGAAGGCGGCGAAAACTTTCTCCCGCACCTGCGCAGCGTCCTGCACCTAGGCTACCGCTGGCTGCTATCGCGCGAGCGGCTACTCGTATGGCAGCAGTTTATGCGCCTACTCTACGCGCACCTGCGAGACGTCGAGCAGATAGACGAGGTGTATTTTCGCGAGCTCGAGCTTTGCACCTCGCGCTTTGACAGAGGCGCTCCCAAACGCCTACTCATCGAGAGCTACGTGCGCATTTTAGAGGCCGAGGGCAGGCTGCACGACGAGCTTTTTTGCTTTATCTGCGACGAGCCCATTGATGATAGCGTTGCGATAGCCAGGAGCTTCCTGCCCGCTCACGAGCACTGCGCCGCGCAAAAGGGCTTTGCGATAGAAAAGATAAAAATGCTCTTTAGCGAGCACTCTACGCTGCTGCTTGATGATGACGAGATAGACGCGCTCTACTCGGTTTTGCTTCAGGGGCTTTGA